The DNA sequence ACCGAAGACTGATACCAAGTCCTTTGAGATTCATTCAAATTGCAAAGTGGTGGTGGAACCATCAAGAAAACGAAAAACTAGTTAAACTCGCTAGGAATTGTTCTTCATCAGATCAAGACTCTTATGAGATCTTCATCCTGTACGAACATAATTTTTGTAAAGAGAAATAATAACGAGAGTGTTAATTTGTTGTATAGGAAATGCCTAGATGACAAAGCCTCTAATTTTTTTCACAATTCTTTTCCTAGGTGGTTAGCCGATTCGTGTAAGGCTGACCTTCCCATATCTGTGTAGCTCTAGTTTTTTCTGCTAATAAttctttattttcaaaaaaaaaaaaaaagcaatttgattagattaataatatataagagagataaatagaaaaaagaaaaaggaataaaaaaaaaaaaaaggttatatATGTAAAGTTGTATCTTTTTTCTCTTACCATTGAAATAAACAAAAATTCGATAAAgataaaattatttgaaaatttcaatattacGTAAGTTGTtggattatttattttgtatatatctctaattttattcaatgtGAAAAATAGAAAAGGAAGACCTTACCTAAAATATAAAGATCCTAATCTGAAACTAAAATGTATAACGTGGAAACTCACTTGCTGTCTCTCTCACCGTCAACGTTGGGTACGACAATAACAGTGATTGCCACCTCTAAATAACGGTCCGTTATAGACCCAAAAACCAATAAAACCACAAACAGACTTATTGCCAATTTTCGTAGTGATCTTCATCCATTATATCCCGCTAAAGCTGCTCTTGCCTGCttgctttttcttcttcttctgcttTCAGATTTCCCAAACGCCATGGCAAGGCCCAGTGTCACCATGGAGGTCGGAGACGATGCCGTCGCTGTCATTACCATATCCAATCCCCCCGTCAACGCCTTAGCTATTCCTAGTATGGCTTTCCCCCTTCGATcacctttttttctttttatttttttctttcctgATCTTCGATGAATTTTGGTTTTTTAGTTATTGAGGGATTAAAGGAAAAGTTCGTTGAGGCGACGAGAAGAAATGATGTGAAAGCTATTGTTTTGACTGGTAAAGCTATTATGTATATAcatgttctttttatttttgtgtcaAATTTGATTTGGTGGAGTTATTTGTAACAatggaattggattaatttgtTCTTCTCGGACTATATAtgttataaatatgaattatttgtTTTTGAATGTAGGCAAAGGAGGAAGATTTTCGGGTGGTTTTGATATCAATGTTTTTGAGAAAGTTCACGAGACTGGTAGGAAACTTTCTATACACCGTGCTTTGTTAATAACTGAGAGTTTATGGTTTGAATTATGGAATTTTGATCTGTAAATTGATGAAAGTCACCTTCATATGGCAGGGGATGTTTCACTTATGCCTGATGTATCTGTTGACCTTGTGGTTAACATAATTGAAGGTCTCAATCCCAACCCCTACCACTTATAATATCATTCTGTTCCAGATTGAAAATCTccattttgtttctttttatcaAATTACTGCTGACACTTAATATGACCTTCTTTATATAGATTCGAGAAAGCCTATTGTTGCTGCCATAGAGGGACTTGCTCTTGGAGGTGGTTTAGAACTAGCATTGGTGTGTCATTCTAACCAAAGCACCACCTACATCCCTAGTTTTTGGTGAATTGGTTTAATGACTTAATTTTACTTCTTGCAGGGATGTCATGCACGTATTTCTGCTCCCCGAGCTCAACTTGGGTTGCCTGAGCTTTCTCTTGGTATTATTCCAGGATTTGGAGGTATACTGCTTTTGTCTGCATCTATTTTAACGAGTGATCAAATATCAGCATTTACCAAGATTTTAACATTTGGTTTTTGCTTTTTTAAGGTACACAACGTCTTCCAAGGCTTGTAGGGCTGTCAAAGGGGATTGAAATGATGctggtaactttttttttttttttcattttcacttACATACtcgtaaaaaatatatataagtacattaattaaattaattaagacTTTCTtgcacaaaaaataattaaaacttgtTTTTGGTTGGAGGCTATACTTATTTgcgttatattttaaaattagctGGCAGTTATTGAGCTAGAGAAGGCAGGAGACAGGGAATTTGTCTTGAATGAACTATTTTAGTGGGTTAGAGCAGCTTAGAGATAGAAGAATGAAATTAGGATAGTTTTTTATCTGCTGCTTGTTTACAATAGCATAGAAACAACACAGTTGTGTATTTACTAGTTTCTATATGCTTGATTTATCTTCCATTGTTTGCAAATCAGTATGCTAATACTTTGCTTTTTCAGACATCAAGACCAATATTATCTGAAGAAGGGAAGAAGTTGGGCCTCATCGACTCCATAGTGTCCTCTGAAGAGTTACTGAAAGTATCACGTATGTGGGCTTTAGCGATTGCAGAGAGGCGCAAACCATGGATTCGTTCCCTTCACAGGACAGATAAGATTGGATCCCTGTCTGAGGCACGTGAGATACTAAAAGTTGCACGTCAACAAGCCAGTATAACTGCTCCAAATATGCCTCAGCACCAGGTTTGTCTTGATGTGATTGAGGAGGGCATTGTTCATGGAGGATACAGTGGAGTTCTAAAGGTATTTGTCATTTAGTTTCTTACCATTGATGTTATTTGTTTTATTGGCTTCTGGAGGTTTCAGTTTCAGAGACTACTACCTGCCCTCCTGTTCTTTTTATCTATACAGGAACTAGGAACTTTTATCATCTGGCGACATGCATGTTTCTAATTTCTTAGGTCTTTATAAACGTAGTTAGAGACCCAAGCATTGCTTTCTAAATATTTTGAAGCATTGAGCTCTAGCTGTTTATAATTGTGCTAATGACAAAACTTGTCTATACAGGAGGCAAAAGATTTTAAGAAGTTGGTTTTGACAGACACATCTAAAGGTCTTGTTCACGTCTTTTTTGCTCAACGTTCAACAACTAAGGTACAGGGTTGATGCAAGCTGCCTCTTCCCCCCAAACTTTCTCCCCTTCCTACTTTTTACAAagtaaatctattttttttttttttgaagtcatCATTACTAGAttgcatcaattttttttagtttcagtAATTTCTATAGTTCTAGCCTCTCTACATTTCTTACTATTTTTGGGAACTTCAAATTTATACAGGTGCCAAATGTTTCTGATATTGGGCTTAAACCAAGGCACATAAAGAAAGTTGCTGTCATTGGAGGAGGTCTAATGGGTTCTGGCATTGCTACAGCTCTTATTCTGAGCAATATAAAGGTTGTTCTTAAGGAAGTTAATCTTGAGTATCTTATGAAGGGAACAAAAATGATTGAAGGTATGTATTACTTGATAGAAGTTTATTGCGATTTAATTTCATCTCATGGTCGTACATGATGTCtgcttgttttttttattatgtagcAAATGTCCGGGGCTTGGTAACAAAAGGGAAGCTGACACGGGATAAGGCTGACAAGATCCTCTCTTTGCTCAAAGGCGTTTTGGATTACACAGAATTTAAGGATGTTGATATGGTCATAGAGGTAGGCACTCAAAATAAATTAGCAATTATAATTTTCATATATGCCCATTCCCATGGCTACTGTCTACTTTTTGTCCTGTAATTTAATCATAAAGAAAGTCTTGTAAATGAATTATTTACATATTAGATTCTGTTAAAAACAAGTCTGATATAGCTATTTTTCTGTACAGGCTGTCATTGAAAAGATTCCGCTTAAGCAAACAATATTTAGTGAAATTGAGAAAGCTTGTCCTTCTCACTGCATATTGGCTAGTAACACCTCTACTATTGACCTTCATTTAGTTGGGGAGAAAACAACCTCTCAAGACCGCATTATTGGGGCACATTTTTTTAGGTAAATGGCAAATTCTTGATTCGTTGCTGCTTCAAGCAAGCTTGCCACTTAAAGTATACACAGTCCAAATCTTAGATATCTTTTGTATCTAATGTCAGAGAGATGTTATTTGATAATCATGTCTCATTGCAGTGCTTGTTGTAATGGATTGCACACACTTGATCGTCtttgtttctttgtttctttctttctttatctATTTACTCTGTGCAGCTCAATATTTCTAATAGCTAGGATGTAATTATATTGTAGTAACCAAATCTAACATTCGATCCcttctttttattttgattccttATTAACAGCCCTGCTCATGTGATGCCTCTCCTGGAAATTGTGCGGACGGAGAAGACTTCACCACAAGTGATACTTGATCTTATGACAGTTGGAAAAGTCATAAAGAAGGTCCCTGTTGTGGTGGGAAACTGCACTGGTTTTGCAGTTAATAGAACGTTCTTCCCATACTCACAAGGTTCTCATATGCTGGTCCATTTAGGTGTGGATCTTTTCAGAATAGACAGGGTAATCAAGAAGTTCGGCCTTCCTCTTGGCCCATTCCAGTAAGATTCTTATGAAAACTGTTTCTTCATTTTAAGTTGACCTCAAACACCGAGCGTTTAGAATTATGGCACTGCTTTAGGAGGTCCTAGTTAGTTCTAACAAAATAAGAGTCCTGGGGGAGGACTTCCATTTAATTTGAAGTTTTCAGATCACTTCTATGTATGGCTGTTGTAGAATAAGGTTTTTGCACTTATGCTAGAAGGTTTTTTTCTAGTTTTACTATTGTACTAGAAGCCCCTTATGGTCTTCTGaattcaaaaattcaatttgcaaTCTTAACCACGatacatataattttaactCTTACTATTTCACTTATGTAAACCTACTGTAATTAGTATTCGTAATAGCATTTTTGAGTCACTTCAGCATTCCCTCTTAGCTTCACTTATGAAAACCCTTACATATTAGCCTTAATAGTCCATATGGAACATACCTTATTGTATGCGATGTCCTTATCTGCAGGCTTCAAGACTTAGCGGGATATGGAGTATTCATGGCAACTGCAAAACAGTTTTGTGATGCCTTTCCTGACAGAACATTTCAATCACCATTGATTGACCTCTTAATAAAAAGTGGACGGAATGGTAATATAAATCCCATACCTCATATGATATCTTGTGTTTTAAGTTTAGCGAATACTTTTGTATGCATATCATCTTAGCCCTTCTCTACACTTGTGGAATTTAGGTAAAAACAATGGGAAAGGATATTACATTTATGAAAGGGGAAACCAGCCAAAACCTGATCTGACAGTACTACCAGTAATTGAAGAGTCTCGACGACTTGCAGATATTATGCAAGGAAGAAAGGTATTTATTTGCTCTGTTCGAAGTGTAGACCACCATTCACAGTAATAATCGTAGTTGGAATTATGCTTGCTATCAAATGCTTCTGATACAGTGATACTTAAAGCTCTATGTGACAAaagttgttttaatta is a window from the Cannabis sativa cultivar Pink pepper isolate KNU-18-1 chromosome 1, ASM2916894v1, whole genome shotgun sequence genome containing:
- the LOC115702146 gene encoding peroxisomal fatty acid beta-oxidation multifunctional protein AIM1, with product MARPSVTMEVGDDAVAVITISNPPVNALAIPIIEGLKEKFVEATRRNDVKAIVLTGKGGRFSGGFDINVFEKVHETGDVSLMPDVSVDLVVNIIEDSRKPIVAAIEGLALGGGLELALGCHARISAPRAQLGLPELSLGIIPGFGGTQRLPRLVGLSKGIEMMLTSRPILSEEGKKLGLIDSIVSSEELLKVSRMWALAIAERRKPWIRSLHRTDKIGSLSEAREILKVARQQASITAPNMPQHQVCLDVIEEGIVHGGYSGVLKEAKDFKKLVLTDTSKGLVHVFFAQRSTTKVPNVSDIGLKPRHIKKVAVIGGGLMGSGIATALILSNIKVVLKEVNLEYLMKGTKMIEANVRGLVTKGKLTRDKADKILSLLKGVLDYTEFKDVDMVIEAVIEKIPLKQTIFSEIEKACPSHCILASNTSTIDLHLVGEKTTSQDRIIGAHFFSPAHVMPLLEIVRTEKTSPQVILDLMTVGKVIKKVPVVVGNCTGFAVNRTFFPYSQGSHMLVHLGVDLFRIDRVIKKFGLPLGPFQLQDLAGYGVFMATAKQFCDAFPDRTFQSPLIDLLIKSGRNGKNNGKGYYIYERGNQPKPDLTVLPVIEESRRLADIMQGRKPITVTDQEIVEMVLFPVVNEACRVLDEGIVVRASDLDVASVFGMSFPSYRGGIVFWADLVGPKHVYSSLKKWSELYGSFYKPSRFLEERATKGMLLSQPASSSAAASRARL